In a single window of the Streptomyces sp. NBC_00353 genome:
- a CDS encoding SRPBCC family protein, producing the protein MARRLRSVDLDFVPVAPLRLVFAAEVSAPPEVVYRALAEDVEGWPSWFTAVTAARPTAAGAGREIRLKGGTVFQETVLAKEPGERYAYRVDETNAIALQALLEEWRLSPAATGTGTRVQWTFAADGPAPFRFTLRLGRAGLARAFRDAVRNLDERLAATSA; encoded by the coding sequence ATGGCACGTCGACTCCGCTCCGTGGACCTCGACTTCGTCCCGGTCGCTCCGCTGCGGCTGGTGTTCGCCGCCGAGGTCTCCGCACCTCCCGAGGTGGTGTACCGGGCGCTCGCCGAGGATGTCGAGGGCTGGCCGTCCTGGTTCACCGCGGTGACGGCTGCCCGCCCCACCGCAGCCGGTGCGGGCCGCGAGATCCGGCTCAAGGGCGGCACCGTGTTCCAGGAGACGGTTCTCGCGAAGGAGCCGGGCGAGCGGTACGCGTACCGGGTCGACGAGACCAACGCAATCGCCCTGCAAGCCCTGTTGGAGGAGTGGCGGCTCTCCCCGGCCGCGACCGGGACGGGCACGAGGGTGCAGTGGACCTTCGCCGCCGACGGGCCGGCGCCGTTCCGGTTCACCCTGCGGCTGGGCCGGGCCGGGCTGGCCCGGGCGTTCCGGGACGCGGTGCGCAATCTCGACGAGCGGCTCGCCGCCACCTCCGCCTGA
- a CDS encoding SRPBCC family protein, whose product MAVFRIERFTPLPAAESWRRVTDWEQHAVHVPLTRISVPTGLPTGIGTVFVARTGVGPLGFDDPMEVVRWTPPAAGRAGLCRLEKRGSVVLGRASIDVYPAECGSHVVWVEELRIRLLPQWGDALISGAGRRIFRRVLDGLLEVPVRP is encoded by the coding sequence GTGGCCGTCTTCCGGATCGAGCGATTCACTCCCCTTCCCGCCGCCGAGTCGTGGCGCCGGGTGACCGACTGGGAACAGCACGCCGTGCATGTCCCGCTGACCCGGATCAGCGTCCCGACGGGGCTTCCCACCGGAATCGGGACCGTCTTCGTGGCCCGTACGGGCGTGGGCCCGCTGGGGTTCGACGATCCGATGGAAGTGGTGCGCTGGACACCGCCCGCGGCCGGCCGGGCCGGGCTCTGCCGGCTGGAGAAACGCGGTTCCGTGGTGCTGGGCCGGGCCTCGATCGACGTGTATCCGGCGGAGTGCGGATCGCATGTGGTGTGGGTGGAGGAGCTTCGCATCCGGCTGCTGCCGCAGTGGGGAGACGCCCTGATCTCCGGCGCGGGCCGCCGGATCTTCCGCCGGGTACTGGACGGTCTCCTGGAAGTCCCGGTGCGGCCGTAG
- a CDS encoding DeoR/GlpR family DNA-binding transcription regulator — translation MSENQNLLAEQRRALILDEVRRRGGVRVNELTRKLSVSDMTVRRDLDALARQGVIEKVHGGAVPVVEASTHEPGFEVKSTLELTAKEDIARVAATMAVPGSAIALSGGTTTYALAQHLLDVPELTVVTNSVRVADVFHTAQRSAATGGPRAGAATVVLTGGVRTPSDSLVGPVADQAIGSLHFDVLFLGVHGISVEAGLSTPNLAEAETNRRFVHSARQVVVVADHTKWGTVGLSSFATLEQVDTLVTDSGLSAQAREEIEEHLPGLVVAGGTAEDEPSDS, via the coding sequence TTGAGCGAGAATCAGAACCTCCTCGCGGAGCAGCGGCGCGCCCTGATCCTCGACGAGGTGCGCAGGCGCGGCGGGGTCAGGGTCAATGAGCTGACCCGCAAGCTCAGCGTCTCCGACATGACCGTCCGCCGGGATCTGGACGCACTGGCCCGCCAGGGTGTCATCGAGAAGGTGCACGGCGGCGCGGTGCCGGTCGTCGAGGCGAGCACGCACGAGCCCGGCTTCGAGGTGAAGTCGACGCTGGAGCTGACCGCCAAGGAGGACATCGCACGGGTGGCCGCGACCATGGCCGTGCCCGGCAGCGCGATCGCGCTCTCCGGTGGCACGACCACGTATGCGCTTGCCCAGCATCTGCTGGACGTACCGGAGTTGACGGTGGTGACGAACTCGGTGCGGGTCGCCGATGTGTTCCACACCGCGCAGCGTTCGGCGGCGACGGGCGGACCGCGGGCCGGGGCCGCCACGGTGGTGCTCACCGGTGGAGTACGGACTCCGTCGGACTCCCTGGTCGGCCCGGTCGCCGATCAGGCGATCGGTTCGCTCCACTTCGACGTGCTGTTCCTCGGCGTGCACGGGATCTCGGTCGAGGCCGGGCTGTCGACGCCGAATCTGGCGGAGGCCGAGACCAACCGGCGCTTCGTGCACTCCGCGCGGCAGGTGGTGGTCGTCGCCGACCACACCAAGTGGGGCACCGTGGGCCTGAGTTCGTTCGCAACGCTGGAGCAGGTGGACACCCTCGTCACCGATTCCGGTCTGTCGGCGCAGGCCCGCGAGGAGATCGAGGAGCACCTGCCGGGCCTGGTGGTGGCGGGCGGGACCGCCGAGGACGAGCCCTCCGACAGCTAG